Proteins from a single region of Streptomyces glaucescens:
- a CDS encoding alpha/beta hydrolase, with translation MTDDVAAARAAAEEKSAFSHPPVDPDATAAYGGHPDQVIDFYAPHTPGPAGPDSSAPLVVVLHGGAWRAPYDRRHISPFAGFLARRGFAVASVEYRRGAVAAAAGEQPVAGRWPDTFDDVAAALDALPALVSEALPQADAQRTVLTGHSAGGHLALWAAARHVLPAGAPWRTGHPAPLRGVVALAPIADFAAADELDVCGGAARQLLGGKDLFAERRPYADPALLLPTGIATTLVQGRADLDVPQAVAESYADAAAKAGEVAGLTLLEDVGHFPLIDPAADACAVVAEEIAQLAW, from the coding sequence ATGACGGACGACGTCGCGGCGGCACGGGCCGCCGCCGAGGAGAAGTCGGCCTTCTCGCACCCGCCCGTCGACCCCGACGCGACCGCGGCCTACGGCGGCCACCCCGACCAGGTGATCGACTTCTACGCCCCGCACACCCCCGGGCCCGCCGGTCCCGACTCCTCCGCCCCGCTGGTCGTCGTCCTGCACGGAGGCGCCTGGCGCGCCCCGTACGACCGGCGGCACATCAGCCCGTTCGCCGGCTTCCTGGCCCGCAGGGGATTCGCGGTGGCGAGCGTGGAGTACCGGCGGGGAGCCGTGGCGGCGGCAGCCGGGGAACAGCCCGTCGCGGGCCGCTGGCCCGACACCTTCGACGACGTCGCCGCCGCGCTCGACGCCCTCCCCGCGCTCGTCTCCGAGGCCCTCCCGCAGGCCGACGCCCAGCGGACGGTGCTCACCGGGCACTCCGCCGGCGGGCACCTCGCGCTGTGGGCCGCCGCCCGCCACGTCCTGCCCGCCGGTGCCCCCTGGCGCACCGGCCACCCCGCCCCGCTGCGCGGAGTGGTCGCCCTCGCGCCGATCGCCGACTTCGCGGCTGCGGACGAGCTGGACGTGTGCGGCGGGGCGGCACGCCAGCTCCTCGGCGGGAAGGACCTGTTCGCCGAACGGCGGCCGTACGCCGACCCGGCGCTGCTGCTGCCGACGGGCATCGCGACGACCCTGGTGCAGGGCCGCGCCGACCTGGACGTCCCGCAGGCGGTCGCCGAGTCGTACGCGGACGCGGCGGCGAAGGCCGGCGAGGTGGCCGGGCTGACCCTGCTGGAGGACGTCGGCCACTTCCCGCTGATCGACCCGGCGGCGGACGCGTGCGCGGTGGTGGCGGAGGAGATCGCACAGCTGGCGTGGTGA
- the pyrE gene encoding orotate phosphoribosyltransferase: MTDVDEAMPPGARGALLAQIKDKAVVHGKVTLSSGLEADYYVDLRRITLDGEAAPLVGQVLLDLTAGLEFDAVGGLTMGADPVAAAMLHAAAARGKRLDAFVVRKAAKAHGLQRRVEGPDIAGRRVLVVEDTSTTGGSPLTAVEAVREAGAEVVAVATIVDRATGAAEKIQEGAGVPYLYAFSKDELGLD; this comes from the coding sequence ATGACGGACGTCGATGAAGCAATGCCGCCGGGCGCACGGGGCGCGCTGCTCGCTCAGATCAAGGACAAGGCCGTGGTGCACGGCAAGGTGACCCTCTCCTCGGGTCTGGAGGCCGACTACTACGTCGACCTGCGCCGCATCACCCTGGACGGCGAGGCCGCGCCGCTGGTCGGCCAGGTGCTGCTGGACCTGACCGCCGGTCTGGAGTTCGACGCGGTCGGCGGCCTGACCATGGGCGCCGACCCGGTCGCCGCCGCCATGCTGCACGCCGCCGCCGCGCGCGGGAAGCGCCTGGACGCCTTCGTGGTCCGCAAGGCCGCCAAGGCGCACGGCCTCCAGCGCCGCGTGGAGGGCCCGGACATCGCCGGCCGCCGCGTCCTGGTCGTCGAGGACACCTCGACCACGGGCGGCTCCCCGCTGACCGCCGTCGAGGCGGTGCGCGAGGCGGGCGCCGAGGTGGTGGCCGTCGCGACGATCGTCGACCGCGCCACCGGCGCCGCGGAGAAGATCCAGGAGGGCGCGGGGGTGCCCTATCTGTACGCCTTCTCCAAGGACGAGCTGGGACTCGACTGA
- a CDS encoding tryptophan 2,3-dioxygenase family protein has product MSHEAQETHEPETPHLDFQGTTPYEDYVKADVLTHLQHTLSDDPGEMVFLVTTQVMELWFTVVVHEWETAAQALRQDDVPVAIAALKRSVRELEALNASWKPLGQLTPAQFNSYRSALGEGSGFQSAMYRRMEFLLGEKSASMLVPHRGSPRVHAELEKALHEPSLYDEVLRLLARRGHPIPGSVLRRDVSRRYEPSDEVEAVWAAIYSGDERDELARLGEALSDVAELVWRWRNDHLVATRRAMGAKPGTGGSAGVAWLEKRARKNVFPELWTARSYV; this is encoded by the coding sequence ATGTCCCACGAGGCTCAGGAAACCCACGAGCCCGAGACCCCGCATCTCGACTTCCAGGGGACCACCCCGTACGAGGACTACGTCAAGGCGGACGTCCTCACCCACCTCCAGCACACCCTCTCCGACGATCCCGGAGAGATGGTCTTCCTGGTCACCACCCAGGTCATGGAGCTGTGGTTCACGGTCGTCGTGCACGAGTGGGAGACGGCCGCGCAGGCCCTGCGCCAGGACGACGTGCCGGTGGCGATCGCCGCGCTGAAACGGTCCGTACGGGAGCTGGAGGCGCTGAACGCCTCCTGGAAGCCGCTGGGCCAGCTCACGCCCGCGCAGTTCAACTCGTACCGCAGCGCCCTGGGCGAGGGGTCCGGCTTCCAGTCCGCGATGTACCGCCGGATGGAGTTCCTGCTCGGCGAGAAGTCCGCGTCCATGCTGGTCCCGCACCGCGGCTCGCCCCGCGTCCACGCGGAGCTGGAGAAGGCGCTGCACGAGCCGAGCCTGTACGACGAGGTGCTGCGCCTGCTGGCCCGCCGCGGCCACCCGATCCCCGGGTCCGTCCTGCGGCGGGACGTCTCGCGGCGCTACGAGCCGTCGGACGAGGTGGAGGCGGTCTGGGCCGCGATCTACTCCGGAGACGAGCGTGACGAGCTCGCCCGGCTCGGCGAGGCGCTCAGCGATGTCGCCGAACTGGTGTGGCGCTGGCGCAACGACCACCTGGTGGCCACCCGCAGGGCCATGGGCGCCAAGCCCGGAACGGGCGGCTCCGCCGGAGTGGCGTGGCTGGAGAAGCGGGCCCGGAAGAACGTCTTCCCCGAGCTGTGGACGGCGAGGTCCTATGTCTGA
- a CDS encoding TetR/AcrR family transcriptional regulator: MSAEPGTVRPGGRTARVRAAVLRAAGDVLAEQGFDRLDLADVARRAEVGKTTVYRRWGSVTGLVADLLADMAEQSSPREETGSVLGDLRANASLVQRTLADPRQGALFRAVIAAAACDERTAGALRRFYEVRVAEWAPCVEQGVARGELPAGTDARAVVRAVSAPLYYGLLTSGSVPDAAAAERAARAAHAAAAAGVFVTE, from the coding sequence ATGTCCGCCGAACCCGGCACCGTACGTCCCGGAGGCCGCACCGCGCGCGTGCGTGCCGCGGTCCTGCGCGCGGCGGGGGACGTGCTGGCGGAGCAGGGCTTCGACCGGCTCGATCTGGCGGATGTCGCACGGCGGGCGGAGGTCGGCAAGACGACCGTGTACCGGCGGTGGGGCTCGGTGACCGGGCTCGTCGCCGACCTGCTGGCGGACATGGCCGAGCAGTCGTCGCCCCGGGAGGAGACCGGATCGGTGCTCGGGGACCTGCGGGCCAACGCGTCGCTCGTCCAGCGGACGCTGGCCGACCCGCGCCAGGGCGCGCTGTTCCGTGCCGTGATCGCGGCGGCCGCGTGCGACGAGCGGACGGCCGGGGCGCTGCGGCGGTTCTACGAGGTGCGGGTGGCCGAGTGGGCGCCGTGCGTGGAGCAGGGCGTGGCACGCGGTGAGCTGCCGGCGGGCACGGACGCCCGGGCGGTCGTGCGCGCGGTGTCCGCGCCGCTGTACTACGGGCTGCTGACCTCGGGGTCGGTCCCCGACGCCGCCGCCGCGGAACGGGCCGCACGGGCCGCCCATGCCGCGGCGGCGGCGGGGGTGTTCGTCACGGAGTGA
- the fbaA gene encoding class II fructose-bisphosphate aldolase → MPIATPEVYNEMLDRAKAGKFAYPAINVTSSQTLHAALRGFAEAESDGIIQISTGGAEFLGGQHNKDMVTGAVALAEFAHIVAEKYDVTVALHTDHCPKDKLDGYVRPLLAISEERVARGQNPLFQSHMWDGSAETLADNLAIGQELLARAQAARIILEVEITPTGGEEDGVTHEINDELYTTVDDAIRTAEALGLGEKGRYLLAASFGNVHGVYKPGNVVLRPELLKELNEGVAAKYGKPAGSQPFDFVFHGGSGSTEQEILTALENGVVKMNIDTDTQYAFTRPVADHMFKNYDGVLKVDGEVGSKKTYDPRTWGKLAEAGMATRVVEACRNLRSAGTKLK, encoded by the coding sequence ATGCCCATCGCAACCCCCGAGGTCTACAACGAGATGCTCGACCGGGCGAAGGCAGGCAAGTTCGCCTACCCGGCCATCAACGTCACCTCGTCGCAGACCCTGCACGCGGCGCTGCGCGGCTTCGCCGAGGCCGAGAGCGACGGCATCATCCAGATCTCGACGGGCGGCGCCGAGTTCCTGGGCGGCCAGCACAACAAGGACATGGTCACCGGCGCGGTCGCCCTGGCCGAGTTCGCGCACATCGTCGCCGAGAAGTACGACGTGACGGTCGCCCTGCACACCGACCACTGCCCGAAGGACAAGCTCGACGGGTACGTCCGCCCGCTGCTGGCGATCTCCGAGGAGCGCGTCGCGCGCGGTCAGAACCCGCTGTTCCAGTCCCACATGTGGGACGGTTCCGCGGAGACGCTGGCCGACAACCTGGCCATCGGCCAGGAGCTGCTGGCCCGCGCCCAGGCCGCCAGGATCATCCTCGAGGTGGAGATCACCCCCACCGGCGGCGAGGAGGACGGCGTCACCCACGAGATCAACGACGAGCTGTACACCACCGTCGACGACGCGATCCGCACCGCGGAGGCGCTGGGCCTGGGCGAGAAGGGCCGCTACCTGCTGGCCGCGTCCTTCGGCAACGTGCACGGCGTGTACAAGCCGGGCAACGTGGTGCTCCGTCCCGAGCTGCTGAAGGAGCTGAACGAGGGCGTCGCCGCCAAGTACGGCAAGCCGGCCGGCTCGCAGCCGTTCGACTTCGTCTTCCACGGCGGCTCCGGCTCCACCGAGCAGGAGATCCTGACGGCGCTGGAGAACGGCGTGGTCAAGATGAACATCGACACCGACACCCAGTACGCCTTCACGCGTCCGGTCGCCGACCACATGTTCAAGAACTACGACGGCGTCCTGAAGGTCGACGGCGAGGTCGGCTCCAAGAAGACCTACGACCCGCGCACCTGGGGCAAGCTGGCCGAGGCCGGCATGGCGACGCGCGTCGTCGAGGCCTGCCGGAACCTGCGGTCGGCCGGTACGAAGCTGAAGTAA
- a CDS encoding DUF3151 domain-containing protein: MSIHENLLGGPPPTHLPDDPEPRELLAGGTPAAEVAAKYPTSSLAWARLADEAFERGSTVESYAYARTGYHRGLDALRRNGWKGHGPVPWEHEPNRGFLRALHALARAAQAIGEQEEYERCSQFLKDSSPTAAQTLG; the protein is encoded by the coding sequence ATGAGCATTCACGAGAACCTGCTCGGGGGCCCGCCCCCGACCCACCTCCCCGACGACCCGGAGCCGCGCGAGCTGCTGGCGGGCGGCACCCCGGCCGCCGAGGTCGCCGCGAAGTACCCCACCTCGTCGCTCGCCTGGGCCCGCCTGGCCGACGAGGCGTTCGAGCGGGGCAGCACGGTGGAGTCGTACGCCTACGCCCGTACCGGCTACCACCGCGGCCTGGACGCGCTGCGCCGCAACGGCTGGAAGGGCCACGGCCCGGTGCCCTGGGAGCACGAGCCGAACCGCGGCTTCCTGCGCGCCCTGCACGCCCTCGCCCGCGCCGCGCAGGCGATCGGCGAGCAGGAGGAGTACGAGCGCTGCTCGCAGTTCCTGAAGGACTCCTCGCCGACGGCGGCGCAGACGCTGGGCTAG
- a CDS encoding alpha/beta hydrolase, protein MEPTAVPAPDATGGPPGERRTPRRLRSLLALLVTACVVLPLSAAARPRIPAPAPADLPRVTATTLEAAYAANRANAARAARMARAHGDRHRAAADRALAAPSRRLLAFDGRGAGLVTEVFGDLAHADHVAVLVPGSDTTLDTYGRFHAAATALHRQLAGRAARSTRVAVVAWLGYETPGTVSTTVLTTGRADEAAPRLGEFVRLLRTLTGPSAHLSLLCHSYGSVVCARSAARGAPVADLVLLGSPGTGAGSAAALRTTARIWAARGGTDWVADVPHVDAGLFGTTVGFGADPVSPAFGARVFAAGDGGHSDYFTPGSVCLANLARIVLGDASEVTRA, encoded by the coding sequence ATGGAGCCGACCGCAGTGCCAGCGCCCGACGCCACCGGCGGCCCGCCGGGGGAGCGCCGCACGCCCCGCCGGCTGCGCTCCCTGCTGGCCCTCCTCGTCACCGCCTGCGTGGTCCTGCCGCTGTCCGCCGCCGCCCGCCCCCGCATCCCCGCCCCGGCACCGGCCGACCTCCCCCGGGTCACCGCGACCACCCTGGAAGCGGCCTACGCGGCCAACCGCGCCAACGCCGCGCGGGCCGCCCGGATGGCGCGGGCCCACGGCGACCGGCACCGCGCGGCGGCGGACCGCGCCCTGGCCGCCCCGTCCCGCCGGCTCCTCGCCTTCGACGGCCGCGGCGCCGGACTGGTCACCGAGGTCTTCGGCGACCTCGCCCACGCCGACCACGTCGCCGTCCTGGTCCCCGGCTCCGACACGACCCTCGACACCTACGGCCGCTTCCACGCGGCCGCGACCGCCCTGCACCGCCAGCTCGCCGGGCGGGCCGCCCGGTCCACCCGCGTGGCGGTCGTCGCCTGGCTCGGGTACGAGACGCCCGGCACGGTCAGCACCACCGTCCTCACCACCGGCCGCGCCGACGAAGCCGCGCCCCGGCTGGGCGAGTTCGTCCGCCTGCTGCGCACCCTCACCGGACCGAGCGCCCACCTGTCGCTGCTGTGCCACTCCTACGGCTCGGTCGTCTGCGCCCGCTCCGCCGCCCGGGGCGCGCCCGTCGCCGACCTCGTCCTCCTCGGCAGCCCCGGCACCGGCGCCGGCTCCGCGGCCGCGCTGCGCACCACGGCGCGGATCTGGGCGGCCCGCGGCGGCACCGACTGGGTCGCGGACGTCCCGCACGTCGACGCCGGCCTGTTCGGCACGACCGTCGGCTTCGGCGCCGACCCGGTGTCCCCGGCGTTCGGCGCCCGCGTCTTCGCCGCCGGCGACGGCGGGCACAGCGACTACTTCACGCCGGGCTCGGTCTGTCTGGCCAACCTCGCCCGGATCGTGCTCGGCGACGCCTCGGAGGTGACCCGTGCGTGA
- a CDS encoding aldose epimerase, whose translation MSNEDITLSAGDAEATLAPGNGGRVTGLRVGGTELLRQGDRFGCFPMVPWCGRIRDGRFRDGAAVHQMPLNAGPHAIHGTARDAAWTVARAAADEAVLTYDLTEPWPYRGRVTQVVALTPDTLTLTMSVETYESSFPAQLGWHPWFNRTLGGAGVEIGFEPAWQEERGDDHLPTGNRTDPRPGPWDDCFGMPDGVDVTLTWPGALRLRVTSPEQWVVVYDEQEAAVCVEPQTGPPDGLNTAPRLVTPLEPLEATTTWSWTRL comes from the coding sequence GTGAGTAACGAAGACATCACGCTGTCCGCGGGTGACGCGGAGGCGACCCTGGCGCCGGGCAACGGCGGCCGGGTCACGGGACTGCGCGTCGGCGGTACCGAACTGCTCCGCCAGGGCGACCGTTTCGGCTGCTTCCCGATGGTCCCCTGGTGCGGCCGGATCAGGGACGGCCGGTTCCGCGACGGGGCCGCCGTGCACCAGATGCCGCTCAACGCCGGCCCGCACGCCATCCACGGCACGGCCCGCGACGCCGCCTGGACCGTGGCCCGCGCCGCCGCCGACGAGGCGGTCCTCACCTACGACCTGACCGAGCCGTGGCCCTACCGGGGCCGGGTCACCCAGGTGGTCGCGCTGACGCCGGACACGCTGACGCTGACCATGTCGGTCGAGACGTACGAGTCGTCGTTCCCGGCGCAGCTCGGCTGGCACCCGTGGTTCAACCGCACCCTCGGCGGTGCCGGCGTGGAGATCGGCTTCGAGCCCGCCTGGCAGGAGGAGCGCGGCGACGACCACCTGCCCACCGGCAACCGGACCGACCCGCGGCCCGGACCGTGGGACGACTGCTTCGGCATGCCCGACGGCGTCGACGTGACCCTCACCTGGCCCGGCGCACTCCGCTTGAGGGTCACCAGCCCCGAACAGTGGGTCGTCGTCTACGACGAGCAGGAGGCGGCCGTGTGCGTGGAGCCGCAGACCGGTCCGCCGGACGGGCTGAACACCGCGCCGCGCCTGGTCACGCCGCTGGAGCCGCTGGAGGCCACCACGACCTGGAGCTGGACCCGGCTCTAA
- a CDS encoding MFS transporter, translated as MPDVRLASPQGRWLLFTTVLGSGMVLLDSTVVNVALPRIGRDLDADLAVLQWTVNAYMVTLAGLILLGGALGDRFGRRRVFVLGVVWFAVASLLCGLAPNAGVLVAARALQGVGGALLTPGSLALIQASFHPDDRGRAVGLWSGFGGVGAAVGPFLGGWLVDGPGWRWVFLVNVPLALLCVPVALRHVPESSEGVAHGRFDVLGAALGALALALVTYALIEAHAGTWAVGLAAGAGLLAAVAFVAVERRRPDPMMPPDVFASRQFTAVNLVTLCVYAAFGGFFFLAVLQLQVVSGYSALGAGTALLPTTVLMLLFSARSGELAERIGPRLPLTVGPLLCAAGMLLMVRAGPDASYAADVLPALLVLGLGMVTLVAPLTATVLGSVDTARAGLASGINNAAARAAGLVAVAALPLLAGMGPQAYRSADAFDAAFGRSMLWCAGVLVAGAVLAWATVRRPAPDCGHPECRTHCGVTAPPLEGHRPAAPPGDRLNP; from the coding sequence GTGCCCGACGTCCGGCTGGCCTCCCCGCAGGGCCGGTGGCTGCTGTTCACCACCGTCCTCGGCTCCGGCATGGTCCTGCTGGACTCCACCGTCGTCAATGTCGCCCTGCCGCGCATCGGCCGCGACCTGGACGCGGACCTCGCCGTGCTCCAGTGGACGGTCAACGCGTACATGGTCACGCTGGCCGGGCTGATCCTGCTCGGCGGCGCCCTCGGCGACCGCTTCGGACGGCGGCGGGTCTTCGTGCTCGGCGTGGTGTGGTTCGCCGTGGCCTCGCTGCTGTGCGGGCTCGCCCCGAACGCCGGGGTGCTCGTCGCCGCCCGCGCCCTGCAGGGTGTCGGCGGCGCGCTGCTGACCCCCGGCTCGCTCGCCCTGATCCAGGCGTCGTTCCACCCGGACGACCGGGGCCGGGCGGTCGGCCTGTGGTCCGGTTTCGGCGGCGTCGGCGCGGCCGTCGGGCCGTTCCTGGGCGGCTGGCTGGTGGACGGCCCCGGCTGGCGCTGGGTCTTCCTGGTCAACGTCCCGCTGGCCCTGCTGTGCGTGCCGGTCGCGCTGCGGCACGTGCCGGAATCCTCCGAGGGGGTCGCGCACGGCCGGTTCGACGTGCTGGGCGCCGCGCTCGGCGCGCTGGCGCTGGCCCTGGTGACATACGCCCTGATCGAGGCCCACGCGGGGACCTGGGCGGTCGGGCTCGCGGCGGGCGCGGGCCTGCTCGCCGCCGTGGCGTTCGTGGCCGTGGAGCGGCGGCGGCCGGACCCGATGATGCCGCCGGACGTCTTCGCCTCCCGCCAGTTCACCGCGGTCAACCTGGTCACCCTGTGCGTGTACGCGGCCTTCGGCGGCTTCTTCTTCCTCGCCGTCCTCCAGCTCCAGGTCGTCTCCGGCTACTCGGCGCTCGGCGCGGGTACGGCCCTGCTGCCCACGACGGTGCTGATGCTGCTGTTCTCCGCCCGCTCCGGGGAGCTGGCGGAGCGGATCGGCCCGCGGCTGCCGCTGACCGTGGGCCCGCTGCTGTGCGCGGCGGGCATGCTGCTGATGGTGCGGGCCGGGCCGGACGCCTCGTACGCCGCCGACGTGCTGCCCGCGCTGCTGGTGCTGGGCCTCGGCATGGTCACCCTGGTGGCCCCGCTGACCGCGACCGTGCTCGGTTCCGTCGACACCGCGCGGGCGGGCCTGGCCAGCGGCATCAACAACGCGGCGGCGCGGGCCGCGGGCCTGGTCGCGGTGGCCGCGCTGCCGCTGCTCGCCGGGATGGGGCCGCAGGCGTACCGCTCGGCGGACGCCTTCGACGCGGCGTTCGGCCGGTCGATGCTGTGGTGCGCGGGCGTGCTGGTGGCGGGGGCGGTGCTGGCCTGGGCGACCGTACGGCGGCCCGCGCCGGACTGCGGGCACCCGGAGTGCCGCACCCACTGCGGTGTGACCGCCCCGCCGCTGGAGGGCCACCGGCCGGCCGCACCGCCCGGTGACAGACTGAACCCATGA
- the kynU gene encoding kynureninase: MSETTAPPASAELAARARKLDAADELAGKRAEFVLDEVIYLDGNSLGALPAAVPGRMADVITRQWGELRIRSWDESGWWTAPERIGDRIAPLIGAAPGQVVVGDSTSVNVFKALVAAVRMAGDGRDEIVVDATTFPTDGYIARSAARMTGCTLRPVTPAEVPDVLGPRTAVVLLNHADYRTGRLHDLPSLTSAVHAAGALAVWDLCHTAGALPVGVDEHGVDLAVGCTYKYLNGGPGSPAYLYVRRDLQDRFDSPLPGWNSHVEPFGMHGDYEPARGAPRGRVGTPDILSMLALEAALEVWDGVSVEAVRAKSLALTDFFLECVAEYVEPGRVESLTPAAHEERGSQVALCCDDAGDVMKRLIERGVVGDFRPPNLLRFGFTPLYVGFADVERAARVLGEVVG; this comes from the coding sequence ATGTCTGAGACCACGGCACCGCCCGCATCGGCCGAACTGGCGGCGCGGGCCCGGAAGCTGGACGCGGCGGACGAACTCGCGGGCAAGAGAGCCGAGTTCGTGCTCGACGAGGTGATCTACCTCGACGGCAACTCGCTCGGCGCGCTGCCCGCCGCCGTCCCCGGCCGGATGGCCGACGTGATCACCCGGCAGTGGGGCGAACTGCGCATCCGCTCCTGGGACGAGAGCGGCTGGTGGACGGCGCCCGAGCGGATCGGGGACCGCATCGCGCCGCTGATCGGGGCGGCCCCCGGACAGGTGGTGGTCGGTGACTCCACCAGCGTCAACGTGTTCAAGGCGCTGGTCGCGGCGGTCCGGATGGCCGGGGACGGCCGGGACGAGATCGTCGTGGACGCCACGACGTTCCCCACCGACGGCTACATCGCCCGGTCCGCGGCCCGCATGACCGGCTGCACGCTGCGGCCCGTGACCCCGGCCGAGGTGCCGGACGTGCTCGGGCCGCGCACGGCGGTCGTCCTGCTCAACCACGCGGACTACCGCACGGGCCGCCTGCACGACCTGCCGTCGCTCACCTCCGCCGTGCACGCGGCGGGCGCGCTGGCCGTCTGGGACCTGTGCCACACCGCGGGCGCCCTGCCGGTCGGCGTCGACGAGCACGGGGTGGACCTGGCGGTCGGCTGCACCTACAAGTACCTGAACGGCGGCCCCGGTTCACCGGCCTACCTGTATGTGCGCCGGGACCTCCAGGACCGCTTCGACTCCCCGCTGCCCGGCTGGAACTCGCACGTGGAGCCCTTCGGCATGCACGGCGACTACGAGCCGGCGCGCGGCGCGCCGCGGGGCCGGGTCGGAACGCCGGACATCCTGTCGATGCTCGCGCTGGAGGCGGCCCTGGAGGTCTGGGACGGGGTGTCCGTCGAGGCGGTGCGGGCGAAGTCGCTGGCCCTGACGGACTTCTTCCTGGAGTGCGTCGCGGAGTACGTGGAGCCCGGCCGGGTCGAGTCCCTGACCCCGGCCGCGCACGAGGAGCGCGGCAGCCAGGTGGCCCTGTGCTGCGACGACGCCGGTGACGTGATGAAACGCCTGATCGAGCGGGGTGTCGTCGGCGACTTCCGCCCCCCGAACCTCCTGCGCTTCGGCTTCACACCGCTGTACGTCGGCTTCGCGGACGTGGAACGCGCGGCACGGGTGCTGGGGGAGGTGGTGGGCTAG
- a CDS encoding SRPBCC domain-containing protein, which produces MEHEVFVPVPADRLKAALTDPARVARAVPGLQQEAGAEPVAGRLRLRAGGTTITYRGAVSVSARDDGSYALAGDGTETRGSGTVELDLTLRLRPEDDGTALVLTGTVTADGRITELPEEAVRSATTRLLNRFAENLGAQAAPEPAAETAEAGGPETGKAGGPETGEAAAAETGEAGGPETGETAAAGTEETGGPGADHRSVFDAEVPPPSLDPDAGDPEAAADGWDFDESAEPPAEAAHARRTMIGRSAEEVDHAPPRGRYAPVPAPQTVARGGVLRWAAPAAAVAVASAIVVGRALRRRR; this is translated from the coding sequence ATGGAGCACGAGGTGTTCGTACCGGTACCGGCCGACCGGCTGAAGGCGGCGCTCACGGACCCCGCGCGGGTCGCCCGGGCGGTCCCCGGGCTCCAGCAGGAGGCGGGCGCCGAGCCGGTCGCCGGGCGGCTGAGGCTGCGGGCGGGCGGCACCACCATCACCTACCGGGGCGCCGTTTCCGTCTCCGCGCGCGACGACGGCTCGTACGCCCTCGCCGGCGACGGCACGGAGACCCGCGGCTCCGGCACGGTCGAGCTCGACCTCACCCTCCGCCTGCGCCCCGAGGACGACGGCACGGCTCTCGTCCTCACCGGGACGGTCACCGCGGACGGCCGGATCACCGAGCTGCCGGAGGAGGCGGTGCGGTCCGCCACGACCCGGCTGCTGAACCGGTTCGCGGAGAACCTGGGCGCGCAGGCCGCCCCGGAACCGGCCGCGGAGACCGCGGAGGCGGGCGGTCCGGAGACCGGGAAGGCGGGCGGTCCGGAGACCGGGGAGGCGGCAGCGGCGGAGACCGGGGAGGCGGGCGGTCCGGAGACCGGGGAGACGGCAGCGGCGGGGACCGAGGAGACGGGTGGGCCGGGCGCCGATCACCGTTCCGTCTTCGACGCCGAGGTGCCGCCCCCCTCCCTCGACCCGGACGCCGGCGATCCGGAGGCCGCCGCCGACGGGTGGGACTTCGACGAGTCCGCCGAGCCGCCCGCCGAGGCGGCCCACGCGCGCCGCACGATGATCGGCCGCAGCGCCGAGGAGGTCGACCACGCCCCGCCGCGCGGCCGCTACGCCCCCGTGCCCGCCCCGCAGACCGTCGCCCGGGGCGGCGTGCTGCGCTGGGCGGCGCCCGCGGCGGCGGTGGCCGTGGCGTCGGCGATCGTGGTGGGGCGGGCGCTGCGCCGACGACGTTGA